The Nitrospira tepida genome includes a window with the following:
- the trmD gene encoding tRNA (guanosine(37)-N1)-methyltransferase TrmD, which yields MRGEVLTLFPDLVSGVLGQSMLKRAQEKGLLAVRVRNLRDYTEDRHKVADDAPYGGGGGMVLKPEPFVRAVEALQAGAEEQGEPSGLRVIMPSPQGRPFSQQIAQELSEEARTIVFLCGHYEGIDERVRLSLKPEEISIGDYVLTGGELAALVMIDAATRLIPGVLGDPDSALRDSFQEPLLDYPHYTRPPEFRGLAVPEILLSGNHEHIRRWRRKEALRSTYVKRPDLLRDRVLSAEDRRLLDEILHERTPSTTVECGEEG from the coding sequence ATGCGTGGTGAGGTGCTCACGCTGTTTCCCGACCTGGTCTCGGGAGTGCTGGGGCAGAGCATGCTGAAGCGCGCCCAGGAGAAGGGCCTGCTGGCGGTCCGGGTGCGGAATTTGCGCGACTATACGGAGGATCGTCACAAGGTGGCTGACGATGCCCCCTATGGCGGCGGCGGCGGCATGGTGCTGAAGCCGGAGCCGTTTGTGCGCGCCGTGGAAGCCCTGCAAGCCGGTGCGGAAGAACAGGGGGAGCCCTCCGGTCTGCGGGTGATCATGCCGTCGCCCCAGGGACGGCCGTTCAGCCAACAGATCGCTCAGGAGTTGAGCGAGGAAGCACGGACAATCGTGTTTTTGTGCGGGCACTACGAAGGCATTGACGAGCGGGTGCGGCTCAGCCTCAAGCCGGAGGAAATCTCGATCGGGGACTATGTGCTCACCGGCGGCGAATTGGCCGCGCTGGTGATGATCGATGCCGCCACCCGGTTGATTCCGGGCGTTCTGGGTGATCCAGACTCCGCCTTGCGGGACTCCTTTCAGGAGCCGCTGCTGGACTATCCGCACTATACGCGGCCGCCTGAGTTTCGCGGGTTGGCTGTTCCGGAGATTTTGCTCTCCGGGAATCATGAGCACATTCGACGATGGCGACGGAAGGAGGCCTTGCGCAGTACCTACGTCAAGCGTCCGGATTTGTTACGGGATCGGGTTCTCTCAGCCGAAGACCGTAGGCTGTTGGACGAAATACTTCACGAACGAACCCCCTCGACGACGGTCGAGTGTGGGGAGGAGGGGTAG
- the rpsP gene encoding 30S ribosomal protein S16 — protein sequence MAVHLRLARAGRHKLPLYRLVAADSRCPRDGRYIEVLGTYNPLKNPAVAEIKQERVLDWIKKGAQPTVTVRTILRRAGLLASTPAPRAAEKPR from the coding sequence GTGGCCGTTCATTTACGACTCGCGCGCGCAGGGCGACATAAACTTCCCCTCTACCGGCTGGTGGCCGCCGATTCCCGGTGTCCCAGAGACGGCCGGTACATCGAGGTGCTGGGGACCTACAATCCGTTGAAGAACCCTGCCGTGGCGGAGATCAAGCAGGAGCGCGTGCTGGACTGGATTAAGAAGGGGGCCCAGCCGACCGTGACGGTGCGGACGATTCTCCGTCGCGCCGGCCTGTTGGCATCTACTCCTGCGCCCCGTGCCGCTGAAAAGCCTCGGTAG
- the rimM gene encoding ribosome maturation factor RimM (Essential for efficient processing of 16S rRNA): MKGPTDIMEAELVVIGAIERPFGVKGAIKVRSLSDVSSRFESLDQVVLTSLEGKRVETRVTEVRGGGDRYILSVEALRSPEEAGAFRGGYLYAERWAAANMALPDAPLQCDLIGLSVVDEQGHPVGRLEEVIETAGGHLLVVRSGKREAMVPAVKEFVAQVDLASRQVTIHAIPGLLDDLYEDGKVGAHAW, from the coding sequence ATGAAGGGACCTACAGATATCATGGAAGCCGAGTTGGTCGTGATCGGGGCAATCGAGCGCCCGTTCGGCGTCAAGGGTGCGATCAAGGTCCGGTCGCTCAGCGACGTGTCAAGCCGGTTCGAGTCGTTGGATCAGGTGGTCTTGACCTCTCTGGAAGGAAAACGAGTGGAGACGAGGGTGACGGAGGTGCGGGGCGGGGGCGACCGCTACATTCTGAGCGTCGAAGCCCTGCGCTCGCCGGAAGAGGCCGGAGCATTTCGGGGTGGATACCTCTATGCCGAGCGGTGGGCCGCGGCGAATATGGCGTTGCCGGACGCACCCTTGCAATGTGATCTGATCGGACTCTCCGTCGTGGACGAGCAGGGCCATCCGGTGGGGCGGTTAGAAGAAGTCATCGAGACGGCCGGCGGCCATCTGCTCGTCGTGCGGAGCGGCAAGCGGGAGGCGATGGTGCCGGCGGTAAAAGAGTTCGTCGCCCAGGTGGATCTGGCAAGTCGTCAGGTGACCATTCACGCCATTCCCGGACTGCTCGACGACCTGTATGAGGATGGAAAGGTCGGCGCCCATGCGTGGTGA